Proteins found in one Etheostoma spectabile isolate EspeVRDwgs_2016 chromosome 14, UIUC_Espe_1.0, whole genome shotgun sequence genomic segment:
- the dpm3 gene encoding dolichol-phosphate mannosyltransferase subunit 3 isoform X3: MTKLVEWLFGVSVVGAAWALVSFDLLDLSLPQTYREVAWPMPLYLLVSFGCYSLATVGYRVATFNDCDEAAKELQGQIKEAKEDLRKKGLKM; encoded by the coding sequence ATGACAAAACTCGTGGAGTGGCTGTTCGGTGTGTCGGTGGTGGGCGCAGCCTGGGCTTTGGTCTCTTTTGACCTGTTGGACCTGAGCCTGCCGCAGACTTACAGAGAGGTCGCCTGGCCGATGCCTCTGTACCTGCTGGTTTCATTTGGCTGCTACTCCCTGGCCACGGTGGGCTACAGGGTAGCCACCTTTAATGACTGCGACGAGGCGGCAAAAGAGCTGCAGGGGCAGATAAAAGAAGCCAAAGAGGACTTAAGGAAAAAGGGATTAAAGATGTAG
- the dpm3 gene encoding dolichol-phosphate mannosyltransferase subunit 3 isoform X2: MRRAEVALERSSSPEILAAALIMTKLVEWLFGVSVVGAAWALVSFDLLDLSLPQTYREVAWPMPLYLLVSFGCYSLATVGYRVATFNDCDEAAKELQGQIKEAKEDLRKKGLKM, translated from the exons ATGCGCAGAGCTGAGGTGGCGTTGGAGAGGAG CTCCTCACCTGAAATCCTCGCGGCAGCTCTCATCATGACAAAACTCGTGGAGTGGCTGTTCGGTGTGTCGGTGGTGGGCGCAGCCTGGGCTTTGGTCTCTTTTGACCTGTTGGACCTGAGCCTGCCGCAGACTTACAGAGAGGTCGCCTGGCCGATGCCTCTGTACCTGCTGGTTTCATTTGGCTGCTACTCCCTGGCCACGGTGGGCTACAGGGTAGCCACCTTTAATGACTGCGACGAGGCGGCAAAAGAGCTGCAGGGGCAGATAAAAGAAGCCAAAGAGGACTTAAGGAAAAAGGGATTAAAGATGTAG
- the dpm3 gene encoding dolichol-phosphate mannosyltransferase subunit 3 isoform X1, with protein MRRAEVALERRLFPSSSPEILAAALIMTKLVEWLFGVSVVGAAWALVSFDLLDLSLPQTYREVAWPMPLYLLVSFGCYSLATVGYRVATFNDCDEAAKELQGQIKEAKEDLRKKGLKM; from the exons ATGCGCAGAGCTGAGGTGGCGTTGGAGAGGAG GTTGTTTCCCAGCTCCTCACCTGAAATCCTCGCGGCAGCTCTCATCATGACAAAACTCGTGGAGTGGCTGTTCGGTGTGTCGGTGGTGGGCGCAGCCTGGGCTTTGGTCTCTTTTGACCTGTTGGACCTGAGCCTGCCGCAGACTTACAGAGAGGTCGCCTGGCCGATGCCTCTGTACCTGCTGGTTTCATTTGGCTGCTACTCCCTGGCCACGGTGGGCTACAGGGTAGCCACCTTTAATGACTGCGACGAGGCGGCAAAAGAGCTGCAGGGGCAGATAAAAGAAGCCAAAGAGGACTTAAGGAAAAAGGGATTAAAGATGTAG